One Paramisgurnus dabryanus chromosome 9, PD_genome_1.1, whole genome shotgun sequence DNA segment encodes these proteins:
- the LOC135774019 gene encoding 1-phosphatidylinositol 4,5-bisphosphate phosphodiesterase gamma-2, which produces MGCSQLDELTENERSQIIRRLQTGSEMMVYHQKAERLTVKIIIETKQVAVFCSSDKISTALNIAEIKEIRQWETSEDFPRFIEKRKFRRMFNQSVPQDCKTCFTIFYGTEFILNSLSFNADTVEDAENWLIGLELLRQETLAANTTEIIESWLWKQMYSFNQTKKNSISKKDLKCLLRKMNFTVSSGHLEEVLEMVGANENDLNFEQFHKTYNHFIFENQKSILEEFEKGPAAFKLRNTDAPNSSTVGLYDFQKFILYPQREAWAKDLDQVKDLMSIFMENSRKTNNPKLTVGEFLSFLFSKENSIWDEKFSEINPLEMNNPLSHYWINSSHNTYLTGDQISSESSTEAYVRCLRLGCRCIELDCWDGPEEPVIYHGRTMTSKIKLKDVVKAINDHAFATSDYPVVLSIEEHCNPKQQKVMAQMFRDVFQDKLLTEPLEPNANQLPSPNQLKGKIIIKHRKIQESDCTIKQSPVKKVITSFKKMRNDYRDKVPNAKERVVMEKEGELCIWDPIDERFYRHDCVLSDNKLYYSEEKQHEDNPEVKDGSDLHISEPWFHGRLAGGRHTAELLLHDFCERRNRIDGTFLVRESDTFVRNYSISIWSKSRIRHYRIFYFLEDGHSSFFLTIKEIFPSLCALIRYYRRNPIEYDELNLCLVSFLPRPDSLPPPKAGWFYSSLSRGKAEDYLKTIPRDGVFLVRKRKEPDTFALSVRIKDDVKHFQIHRKNKYELGSFRFDSLEEMISNLQEIPLNFKLRYPVTPELVERFQKEDLSTWDSETYKEIADGNPLEERCQGVVDIFKCNIECITRHGTPKVVTLINKETLKRIKFTTKSLEEVDEWYQVILNIIQRHQNREKMRIEEMESNANIALEMSDMVVYCQSVKKKSFEKYSYKEVRSFPNTMIPEDRNETADDKLCILKYHCTALTRVFPSADRIDSSNFDPCPSWKLGCQMVALNFQSDTYTFLNHALFTLNGGAGYVLKPEWMRDPTKKKTTKQNITIKVIAARHLPTGMPFVNVELWPYVNSRSHQIDDYSFKTSLGKVEQTNVNPVWLGPKNPPRCFKVDEPDLAFLRFEILKESTFSEGVPLAQATFPVRGIRSGYRSVPLKSSFSENLELASLLVHVDVKQVED; this is translated from the exons ATGGGCTGCAGTCAGCTGGATGAGTTGACAGAAAATGAGAGGAGTCAGATTATTAGGCGTCTGCAGACTGGGTCTGAAATGATGGTGTACCACCAGAAGGCTGAAAGACTCactgtaaaaatcataattgaaACCAAGCAAGTGGCTGTGTTCTGCTCTTCTGACAAAATAAGCACAGCAT TGAACATCGCAGAAATCAAAGAGATCCGTCAATGGGAGACATCAGAGGATTTCCCTCGATTTATAGAAAAGAGAAAATTTCGAAGAATGTTTAACCAATCAGTTCCACAGGACTGCAAAACCTGTTTTACCATCTTTTATGGCACAGAGTTTATCTTAAATTCACTGAGTTTTAACG CTGATACAGTTGAGGATGCAGAAAACTGGCTGATAGGACTCGAGTTACTCAGACAGGAGACACTGGCAGCTAACACAACAGAAATTATAGAGAG TTGGCTGTGGAAGCAGATGTACTCTTTTAaccagacaaagaaaaacag TATCTCCAAAAAAGATCTCAAGTGTCTTTTGCGTAAGATGAACTTTACTGTATCAAGTGGACATCTAGAGGAAGTTCTCGag ATGGTGGGAGCAAATGAAAATGATCTCAACTTTGAACAGTTTCATAAAACCTACAATCACTTTATATTCGAAAACCAAAAGTCG ATACTGGAAGAGTTTGAAAAAGGGCCAGCAGCTTTCAAATTGAg GAACACAGATGCACCTAATTCTTCTACAGTTGGCCTctatgattttcaaaaattcaTATTATATCCACAGAGA GAGGCTTGGGCCAAAGATCTTGATCAGGTAAAAGATTTGATGAGCATCTTCATGGAAAACTCAAGAAAAACCAATAATCCAAAACTTACTGTTGGAGAG TTCCTCAGTTTCCTCTTCTCTAAAGAAAACTCTATTTGGGATGAGAAGTTTTCCGAGATAAATCCATTGGAAATGAACAACCCTCTGTCTCACTACTGGATCAACTCTTCTCACAACAC ATATTTAACTGGAGATCAAATAAGCAGTGAATCATCAACTGAAGCATATGTACGTTGCTTAAGGCTGGGTTGCCGATGCATTGAGT TGGACTGCTGGGATGGTCCAGAGGAACCTGTCATATACCATGGTCGGACCATGACCTCCAAAATAAAGTTGAAAGATGTGGTGAAGGCCATCAATGATCATGCTTTTGCAACTTCCGA TTACCCTGTGGTGCTGTCAATAGAAGAGCACTGTAATCCCAAACAACAAAAAGTGATGGCTCAAATGTTTCGAGATGTGTTTCAAGACAAGCTCCTGACTGAGCCTTTGGAACCAAATGCAAACCAGCTACCCTCACCAAACCAGCTAAAGGGCAAGATCATCATAAAG CACCGCAAAATACAAGAGAGCGATTGCACCATTAAG CAAAGTCCGGTGAAAAAAGTAATTACCAGCTTCAAAAAAATGAGAAACGATTACAGGGACAAGGTAC CAAATGCTAAAGAAAGAGTTGTAATGGAGAAGGAAGGAGAGCTTTGCATTTGGGATCCAATTGATGAG agGTTTTATAGGCATGACTGTGTGCTCTCAGATAATAAGCTGTACTATTCTGAAGAGAAGCAGCACGAGGACAATCCAGAGGTCA AGGATGGCTCAGACTTGCATATTTCAGAGCCCTGGTTTCATGGACGATTGGCCGGTGGCAGACACACTGCTGAGTTATTACTGCATGATTTCTGTGAAAGAAGAAACAGAATTGATGGAACCTTCCTAGTGCGAGAGAGTGACACGTTTGTCAGAAACTACAGTATCTCCATCTG GTCAAAGAGTAGAATCCGGCATTATAGAATCTTCTATTTTTTGGAAGATGGTCACAGTTCCTTCTTTTTGACAATCAAGGAGATTTTTCCTAGCCTGTGTGCCTTGATTCGGTATTACAGACGGAACCCTATTGAATATGATGAATTAAATCTGTGCCTTGTGAGTTTCTTGCCTCGGCCCGATTCTCTCCCACCTCCCAAAGCAGG GTGGTTTTACAGTAGCCTAAGTCGAGGTAAGGCAGAGGACTATCTGAAAACAATCCCTCGAGATGGAGTCTTTCTTgttagaaaaagaaaagaacCAGACACCTTTGCCCTATCCGTCAG AATCAAGGACGATGTCAAGCATTTTCAGATTCACAGAAAGAACAAGTATGAGTTGGGATCCTTTAGGTTTGACAGCCTTGAGGAGATGATCAGTAATTTACAAGAGATTCCATTAAACTTCAAACTACGCTACCCTGTAACACCAGAACTAGTGGAACGCTTTCAGA AGGAGGATCTCTCAACATGGGATAGTGAGACATACAAGGAG ATTGCTGACGGTAATCCATTAGAAGAGCGATGTCAAGGAGTTGTGGATATCTTTAAGTGTAATATTG AATGCATAACCAGACATGGCACACCCAAAGTGGTGACCCttataaataaagaaactttAAAACGAATCAAGTTCACAACTAAGAGCCTAGAGGAGGTGGATGAATGGTACCAGGTGATACTAAACATCATCCAAAGACATCAGAATCGGGAGAAAATG AGAATAGAAGAAATGGAGTCCAATGCCAATATAGCTCTTGAGATGTCTGACATGGTGGTATACTGCCAATCTGTCAAAAAGAAGTCCTTTG AAAAGTACAGCTACAAAGAAGTCCGCTCTTTTCCGAACACTATGATTCCTGAAGACAGGAATGAAACTGCTGATGACAAGTTGTGCATTCTTAAATATCACTGCACAGCCTTAACCCGTGTATTTCCTTCAGCTGACCGGATTGATTCCTCTAACTTTGACCCTTGTCCTTCATGGAAATTAGGTTGCCAAATGGTGGCTCTAAACTTCCAAAGTG ATACATACACTTTCCTGAACCACGCTCTCTTCACTTTAAATGGAGGCGCGGGCTATGTGCTTAAACCAGAGTGGATGCGAGACCCAACCAAGAAGAAGACTACTAAACAAAACATCACAATCAAA GTGATAGCAGCAAGACATCTACCCACTGGCATGCCTTTTGTAAATGTTGAACTATGGCCATACGTAAACAGCAGAAGTCATCAAATCGAtgactacagttttaaaacttCTCTTGGTAAGGTAGAGC AAACGAATGTAAATCCAGTGtggttgggtccaaaaaatccACCAAGATGTTTTAAGGTGGATGAGCCAGACCTTGCTTTCCTGCGCTTTGAGATTTTAAAGGAAAGCACCTTTTCTGAAGGCGTGCCCCTTGCCCAAGCTACTTTTCCTGTCAGAGGCATTCGCTCGG GGTATCGGTCTGTACCTCTGAAGAGTAGTTTTAGTGAAAACCTGGAGCTTGCTTCACTTCTGGTGCATGTTGATGTAAAGCAGGTAGAG gATTAA